Sequence from the Helianthus annuus cultivar XRQ/B chromosome 13, HanXRQr2.0-SUNRISE, whole genome shotgun sequence genome:
CTCGAGAAAAATGAGAATTGAAAAATGAGGCGGGTGATTTCAAATCTCAATGGTATTTCCTTTAACAACATTTTTTTACTCATAAATATCGTCTAATCAACCTGTATTTGCATATATTTAAATCCAAATTACACTTCTAGAGGGCAATCACCAATACCACAAGACCACAACATGATTGTTTATATTATAACATGAAAAAAATTATGTATGTCTTCAAGAGGTTAAAGATTGAAGAAATTAACCATTACACATGGTCTAAAGGTTTGATTCAAATATAAGACCTTTACTAAAGGACATAGGGAATCATATGCCAGCCTATGATGTTAGCCTTTCTTCAGCCACTAGTTATATGTCCCAAATCATAGTGTGAAGTGATTAAGAAGATGCATATACTTTGTTATCTTACACAATCTACGTTTGCTTGTGCCAATGTGGCTTCCATTCTCATTTATTTGGCGACTCTTTTTTCAACTTTCAATTCAATATAAGCAACTACCATTCATCAAACATTTTATCTCACATCTTTTGACATTGAAGGTCGAGTTGAGGTGTTCATTAGTAGTAAAGATATCTCGGATACCACATATTGCCTCGTTAGCTCGTTCAAAATTCCTATTAATCCATTGATTTCCTCTTCATATTGCTCATAGATGAAAAGGAGAATAAACGAAAAGGCCAGTGCTGCAGTGAGGTTAAGCAATAATCAGAAGACGAAAAGACATGAAACCATAGTAAAACATGCGGCTACTAACAACACATACCTAATCCCAATGAAATGGGAAAATAGTTGACAAGAAACAACTTGAAAAAATAGAGTGGAACTGCAACCTGCAGGGGTCAATAATAAAGTCAACAATTCCATGATGTTTTTGGTACTAGCTGGTTTAGCTATAACACTTtttgtataaaaaagttattctATAAATGATTATAGAAGTTATTATTTCAGTAATAATCTATTATTTTgcaaagagtaaattacgattttggcccgtgtggttatatcacttttacccttttaacccaaaaaagaatcttttaacatctgagcccccaacgtctttttttctaacccttttggcccctaaaagtaaatggatggggttagtgttaggggccaaaagggttagaagaaaagacgttaggggctcagatgttaaaagattcctttttgggctaaaagggtaaaagtgatataaccacagaaGCCAAAATCGTAATTTCCTCTTTTGCAAAAAATGTTTCACTTTTATGCATTTAAAATATAGTTTGACTAAAAAGTTTTGACACGTTCGACCGATTTCCTTTTTAGCTTTGATATACCCGTTTGAACAGTCGACGCCTCTTAAGCGTCTATAAAAATAGCTTAACCATAGCAAATGAGTGCCAGCCAGAACTTTTCTTATGTGTTCAATGTTTAAAGATAATGTTTTGGCAAAAAGGACCCTTTCACATATGGGTCTCGATTTGGATTATGTTTGATATAAACGTgcgaataaaaaaaataaaccaaGAAGAAAATGGGTCAAATGGATCGTAATCATATTTTATAAATGAAAGGTCAACAAAAAACTTTTAAAAGTGAAGAAAAAATATTTGCAGGTCAATCACACCTGCTCAGACCCACCCATTTGACACCTCTAACAAACCGATGGTTTAGGGTTTCCCAAATCATTTCCTCAAATCATTTTTAGCAAATTTGAGgaaaaataaaaacattttaGAACTCGTAATATATTTAAAAAGGAACCTAAGAACCACTAAGGTACCTTTAAAAAGAAACTCCAGCTTCTTCCTTGTGCCAATGATTTAATCACATGACTTACGCCATTCCAGATGCTTACTATATTTGTAACAAAATTCCTCATACCCTTTTCAGAGACCTCAAAACGTGAATAGCTAGACCTGTAGCAAGCAAACATAATCAAACGATGGCAAGTTGCAGACGAATTTGATCAATTTCAAGCTTGATTCTGTGACTGAATAGAGatcttttttttaaatgttaataCTTACATCTCAGTTGACATTAGAGAATACCCATATAGAAAAACTGTGACGAGCAGCAGTAGCTGAGCTGCAGAAGAGACGGCTGTTCTTTCACAAAGAAAAAACCAGTAGAACAGAGAAACCACTCCACAAAAGCAAAAAAATGACTTCCTCTCATCCCTCCACAATAAAATCTCAGCAACTGCATCCACAAGATAATAAAGGGAgttaaagtatatatatatagggtgtgGCCAGAATGGAAACCCATTGAGAAAACCTTGCAAAAACCCTATGAAACAattttttaacaaataaattagggtatttaaataacatatttttaagaGTTTTAAGCAAAAAAAATCATAAAGGCGCCGAaggatttaaaaaaataaaataaaaagctAGTCAACTTTACATGAGTGTTAcacaaaaaatatttatttttaacataaGTAGCGTaggttttgtatttttttaattcttCGGCGCtcttttgatttttttagttttcttgGCTTGAAAACATGTTACTTACATACCctgattttttcataaaaaaaaattgttacatGCGGTTTTTTCCAAGTTTTCTTAATAACAGTGGGATTCCaatttacacacacacacatacacaaaAGAAAAAACAACAAGGGCAGAATTGCCATTTACCATCTCCACCCCCTAGCAGCTGCGCGATTTTTGATTGTTCATAAAATTCATCGAGAATTACAGAAGAGTCCTTTGCTAAATGAGAGAATGATTCAATTGTCGATGTGATACCTTCCTGTACATCAACAATTAGTGgcaattataaaaataaatatcatCCCAATCATCATTGTATTATGCCAGGAAGCCATCATAAGaaacaaaagcagaaaaaacagaaGCATTGCAAGAGTACAGAACGAAAATAGCAAGCTCTAACACGCACTCCAAACAAATAAAATTTGCATCCAGTGAGTACAAAAAATTACAAGAAGAATAGAGTTTAAAAACACTCCGAAATTATAAAACTTACATCCAGTGAAACAACGGGCGAGTATTCAAGGTGGTGTTGGGCTGCAGAGCAATCATAGGTTGTAGTGTGCGACATTAATCGAACAATATTGTGGACTGAAGAATTACTATTGTGTCTGGAGTTTGTCTTTAAATGCATCACTTTAATGAGATAAACCATCAACCTCACAACCACATCAGGGATTTTGACCATTGGCCTGCGGTTTATTGCGTCAGTCCacaaaaatacaaatacaagTTTTATGAATTTCTGGTACACATATTAATGGGTCAGAAAGAAACCGTAAGCACAGAAATAATAAATTAAGAAAAAATAAAGTTATTAGAAAAAGAGTAAAATggcattttcgtccctgaggtttgcctggttttgcgactttcgtccaaaggtttgtctttccgcatctggatccaaaaggtttaaaatcttgcctttttcatccggctcgttaactccatccattttcccCTGTTAAATcaagggtattttcgtctttttaccTACTTGTTTTTGTTTAGTAAGGATATTTTGAATATTTGTACATTATGTTAAATGCTTGTACACAAAGTGAAAACAAAAAaacgaattgccctttaagttaagaAAAAAAAGACATAAATACCTTTGAGTTAACGGGAAAAAATAAAtgaagttaacgagccggatgaaaatggcaagatttcaaatcttttattgGTAAAACAaactttggacgaaagtcgcaaaattggccaaacctcagggacgaaaatggcattttactctaaaatgggttttatgaaaacatttgcATCGCATAATGCTCTTATGATACACACAACCTACAGATGGGTTTACTTTGTTTTTCTCCATCGTATAACAAAATTCATTAACATGAATTATCACTGATTACACGCATGCACTGTAAAGATGGTTCATGAAAATTTTTGGCGTAATTCAACCGTTTCtataaaaatggataaatttGATACCTGTAATAGCCTAAGCCCTCCAACATGCGCAAAGAAAACTCCCAAGAGCTCATTGGCTCAAGATTAGTGACGAAAAATGCCTACAGTATATGGAATCTTTTAGTTGCTAATGTCACTGAAGGTTAATAACTAATTAACTAATACTACAAATTACCTTTCCGGACACGGTAACCATACGAGAGACCAGAGCAGCTTCTGCACAGATAAGGGCATGAGCGACATTCTCCATGTATGTGTAGTCACACATGTTTACATCACTTCCTATAATAAACTGGAATGAGAGACTTTATTACTTATAAAAACTATATCCAAGAAGATATTAAAGAAAAAATGGGACTCAAAATCACATATCAATACGCAGAATGGAGGTATTAGAAAACTGAGATGTAAAGTAATGTCAGGCAGTTTTTATGTATACAGAAGTAAACTTTGAAGTTTTAACTTCTTATGTTAAACTGGATATACATGATGCTACAAAGGTTGATGATGTATGTTATAACAAGCAGCAATAATATTTTAACTGGTCTATCAGATTCATTTAGTGATGGTAAACAGCGGCCTATAGTTTGGGCCCCATATTCTCCGTTAATGTCTATCATTCAAAATTAATAATTACAAAGCGAAAAATACCGAGATTTATAaaaattagagtaaaatgccatttttgtccccgaggtttggctagttttgcgactttcgtccaaaggtttgtttttccgcaccTGGATCCAAAAGGTTGAAATCTTGCATTTTCATCcagcttgttaactccatccattattctccgttaagtcaggggtatttccgtctttttagttaacttaaagggcaattcggtctttttcactttacatacaagcatttagcataatgtacaagtattcaaaatacccttattaaacaaaaaacaaaaacaagtaggtaaaaaagacgaaaatacccctaacTTGATTGacaaaaatggatggagttaatgagccggatgaaaatggcaagatttcaaaccttttggatccagatgcggaaaaacaaacctttggacgaaagtcgcaaaactggccaaacctcgggGATGAAAATGAtattttactctaaaaattaTTTTACGTTGGATCTACATCAATATATATAACGATCTGATTGCAAAAAATGATTTTTACTGATAAGTAGGATAGAAGGATCAAGAAATGCACTTAAAAATGTTACGAATAATATGAATTCCGCACCTTAGCCCAGCTGGATTTTGCGACATCAACCAAAGAGGGCAAAAGCTGCTCATCTCGAGGTCCAAAAACGTTGCTAGGGCGAAGAGCACACGTAAGAAGGCCATCCATGTCATTAGCAAGCAAAACAGTTGCCTCTGCTTGAGCCTTAAGTTCACTATATACATTCTTAAACTGCAACACggtaaatataattatatatcaGTATGAGCCGAAACAGAGTCTGTCACGTCAGGTTGACCAGCAATGGATTAAAGCTTAACTGTATAACTTGACCCATTTTTAGTGCATTTGACCCATTTTAGTTTGGGTAACTTTTAACCTGTTTGACCGATCATTAGTCTGGCCCATTTGACCCATTCTATTTAATGCTAAACTGTATGATTTGGCCCATTAGACCCACTTGAGATAAAACCCACCCATGAATAAATACTAGCTAGATCGAGATTTCCACCGCTAATAAAGAATATATTGATTCATCATTTAATAGGTTCATCTGTTAAGCATATGGAATATTTgaacaaaacaaaatatattagTCATACACACACGTGGCAGTAAGTAGAGGAACAAGTTATAGTAACATATGTTTAAAAAATCTAAGTTAAGAAAGTAAAATATTGGTCTAAAAGTGTGATCTTCCTTTTATATTTATTGAGAAACAATACATGACACTTATTGTAGAAAGTGGAAGTAGTATAATCTTCATAACTAGGGTATATAACcatataagtataagtatatgaagaCGTACTTTTGTAGCATATAACAACATTTCATTCCCATTATGAATATCATGTGAGTTGTCCAACACTACGTCTGCAGTACTGTTGTATATTAACCTTTTAACTTTGCATTCTTGACAAGCGCTAATAACATTTTTCACGCCTAAATAGAAAACAAATAACAAGATATGAGATCTTTGATAAAAACATAGTGTATTACATAAGGGGCAATCTAATTTAGGTATATTAAGATTTACCTTGAACAATTATTGTGTACCCAGAGAAGAAATCATGATTGCAGGAACTATCATCATTCACATAGAACACCACTGATGAGCCTTCAATAGCTGCAAAAAGATAAAACATTTTCTGTATAAAGTTTAGTCACAGCCTGATAATCAAGTTCTAGGTAGAATTACTATTTTAAAGTATATGGTAGAAGGACAAAATGACCAATTAGCAGCTGTTGTTTGCCATAGTGACCATTTGTGAGAACTAGTAACTGTGCAGTTAACCTCCTTTTAATCTATTTAGCATATTAGATATGTAGGACGTAGGTCACACCGACTGAACCACGTAAATCTCTAGTTTTCCGTTTTACTTTCTGTTtgtcttcctgtttgattcctaAACCTAACAATCGCAATCAAGCACAGTTGCATGTGACCAAATTCCACCAATGATAACTACTTATATACTTCTTCCACTAATGAAACCTCCTAACATACACATTTATCACAAATTTTCATAACCTCACTATCACAATTAACTAATTAAATACATAAGATAAAAGTTATTCGGTTAAAATAAAATTACACTCAAGTACGCATCTACATTACAAGCTCTCACTAACAACTGCAGCAATTATtgtaataaaacaaaataaaaggtATAAAACAGCAAATAACAAGAACAATATCATACATATAACAAAAATTCAGAACAGTACCATTGATAACGGACTTTTTGTTGCGAACATCAACATGAAAATAGAAAGCACGGCCAGTAGAGAGAGCACGGTCAAGAGGCACATCGTAGTCGTGATCATCGGGATCAAGTTGAAGAGACTGAGTTGAATCGGCAACTCGAACGATCCAAAACCCTAGCTTCAACAACCTCGCAACAAGAGATCTGCCAACGAAGCTTCTGCCGCCGAGAACGGTGCAGGTTTTCGATTGATCGTCGACCATCGCCATTTCCTCTctccactttctctctctaggtcACAGAGAagaagttagagagagaaaggtgTTTAGGTGTGCATAGATTTGGGATTAAATGGACGAaatttgttttgattttgttcgGTTAGGGTTTGTGAATAAACAGGGGAGGAAGAGGAATTTTACGTGTACGTGAAGTTGGGATTTGGCGCCCAAACACCAAACGGAAAGCCTTGAAGTATGTTGGTGGACCCACAAGAGTTAATTTCTTTTAGCGTGAAATACATCCATTTGGCAAAATGTCACTCGCATCAGCGATCAAAGACACCGCTGGTGATCCGACCCGTCACTAATTCAAGAGAAAACTCATCGCCTGAACACACATTATAGTAAAACTTCTAACTTGCACATAACATTTTTTTCAAAGACATCGCTGGTGACCTGACTCGAATTCAAGAGAAAACTCATCGCCTGAAGACCCATTATAGTAAAACTTCTAACTTGCACATaacatttttttttcacaaatgAGACTCTCTCCAGACATCTTCTAAAGAAAGATAGAAACTGGAAATTCGATTGATTCAAACAAAAACAAGAACAGGATAGTTGGCCAATTCGAGAAGGCTAATCTCCGCTTCTAAGGTATAAAACCCTAATTCAGATAAACAAAAACAACGACCTAAAAATTGACAAATCTAGAAATATAAatactaaaaatatgcagcagtTTCTGCCCACGTCTCCACCTCCTTAATTCTAGACTAATCCCCTGTTTTCTTGGTCTTTTTTCCCGCCAATTATTTTTCCTCCGCCTCTTTTCCCCCCATCCAATCGCAACTGCTCTGACCCAATTTGACCTGGCCCGGTTTGGCCCAACATCGGTTTCGTATCAATACTTCCTGCCGGGGAAAACAACTTGTCCTCAAGTTGGGTGACAATCAACTGAGCTGCTGGTCCAGAAGTGTGCTCTTCAAAGGGTTCGATAGTGAAGTGGTTAAATGTTGCGGATGGCTGCAGATTCGGTGGCAGTCCCATAAGCTTGTACTCCTTCCCATTGATAGTGAATTGTAGAAACATTTCCTTCCAGTTTGCTTGAACCGTGTTAAGCGTTGCAAGCCATTGAATACCGAGTACCGCATCAGCTCCTCCCAAATCAAAGGGGTGGAAGTCTTGTTTGATTTGTAGGTTCGCAATCTGCAGCACCAAATTCTTGCAAATACGATTGCATTTTAGGACATCACCATTCCCGATTTGGACTCCGAAAGGAGAGATGAAGTGGGTGACGAGGTTCAGGTTACTGACCAACTTATCTGAGATGAAATTGTGAGTGGACCCACTATCAATCAAAACTAAGATTTCAGCCTTGTCTATATGGCCCCGAAGTTTCATGGTTGTTAGAGATGTCTGACCAAATAACGCGTGGAGGCTGAT
This genomic interval carries:
- the LOC110899855 gene encoding 3beta-hydroxysteroid-dehydrogenase/decarboxylase: MAMVDDQSKTCTVLGGRSFVGRSLVARLLKLGFWIVRVADSTQSLQLDPDDHDYDVPLDRALSTGRAFYFHVDVRNKKSVINAIEGSSVVFYVNDDSSCNHDFFSGYTIIVQGVKNVISACQECKVKRLIYNSTADVVLDNSHDIHNGNEMLLYATKFKNVYSELKAQAEATVLLANDMDGLLTCALRPSNVFGPRDEQLLPSLVDVAKSSWAKFIIGSDVNMCDYTYMENVAHALICAEAALVSRMVTVSGKAFFVTNLEPMSSWEFSLRMLEGLGYYRPMVKIPDVVVRLMVYLIKVMHLKTNSRHNSNSSVHNIVRLMSHTTTYDCSAAQHHLEYSPVVSLDEGITSTIESFSHLAKDSSVILDEFYEQSKIAQLLGGGDVAEILLWRDERKSFFCFCGVVSLFYWFFLCERTAVSSAAQLLLLVTVFLYGYSLMSTEMSSYSRFEVSEKGMRNFVTNIVSIWNGVSHVIKSLAQGRSWSFFLKVAVPLYFFKLFLVNYFPISLGLALAFSFILLFIYEQYEEEINGLIGILNELTRQYVVSEISLLLMNTSTRPSMSKDVR